Proteins encoded in a region of the Mercenaria mercenaria strain notata chromosome 1, MADL_Memer_1, whole genome shotgun sequence genome:
- the LOC123531294 gene encoding protein angel homolog 2-like isoform X3: MKKSDHLMIPRSVRSKKKEEIKQTSCRDQNTRPSHAIKKSRKDCPSPTRNIVRETLTDLVNQSCITEETRLKKVYMNVAPASVSEAIMLQQNAPYVDVGPVSYSKRVPVYHRNRKPVQDTSDRGHAVYTGLAWEPDVFSHRNTSRMDDRHSDRKGYYPRQWEYTEVGQQYLRHPSWHRGFEFTVMSYNVLAQNLLEDNYNMYYNSPHKVLDWKYRKKQLLKELRYHSPDGKASFVQNVRLNVSTPGEKRGTKRKLASKTFEVICLQEVNCDHYENFFLPELQNQGYDGVYMKRTGDKLDGCATFFKKHKFTCVQVVKVPYCHSSGGIVLDRDNVGLIVRLRPRTTSLPAHKTLTVANTHLLFNPRRGDVKLAQLMVLMAEIDKCAYLWSHPDTYQAIIMCGDFNSEPHSDIYKLIVMGYLQYEGLLVREISGQQEGKYGRGTATLDKNFFPSEIGISDTCQYCNVVRQRAQPDTNGGNSENVDIQVMETQGSGYLQHQLRLISVYEHWLSRLNYRHREVTTHHGKAACTVDYLFYGVRSGMTRFYRGEVETTEVQEGHLSLLARYGLLSNHELQDMGSLPNYAYGSDHLSLIARFLMT; the protein is encoded by the exons ATGAAAAAGTCTGACCATTTAATGATTCCGAGATCAGTGCGTTccaagaaaaaagaagaaataaagcAAACTTCATGCAGAGATCAGAATACCAGGCCAAGCCATGCAATCAAGAAATCACGAAAGGACTGCCCTTCACCTACTAGAAACATTGTGCGAGAAACATTGACTGATTTAGTAAATCAAAGCTGTATTACTGAAGAAACCAGGCTGAAAAAAGTTTACATGAATGTTGCCCCAGCTAGTGTTTCTGAAGcaattatgttacagcaaaatgCCCCTTATGTAGACGTTGGCCCTGTATCTTATAGTAAGAGAGTACCAGTCTACCATAGGAACAGGAAACCAGTCCAGGATACCAGTGATAGGGGACACGCAGTATACACAGGATTAGCCTGGGAACCAGATGTGTTCTCACATAGAAACACTTCTAGAATGGATG ATAGGCATTCAGATAGGAAGGGTTACTATCCAAGACAATGGGAGTACACTGAAGTTGGCCAGCAGTACCTGCGTCACCCTTCCTGGCACAGAGGATTTGAGTTCACTGTAATGAGTTACAATGTTTTGGCACAGAACCTGTTGGAAGACAACTACAACATGTATTACAACAGTCCACACAAAGTCTTGGATTGGAAATATCGCAAGAAGCAATTGCTGAAGGAGCTGAGATACCACAGTCCTGAT gggaaagcatcattcgttcaaaatgtcagattgAATGTCAGTACCCCGGGAGAGAAACGTGGTACAAAAAGGAAGCTTGcctcaaaaacatttgag GTTATTTGTCTGCAGGAAGTTAACTGTGATCATTATGAGAACTTCTTCTTACCTGAACTACAGAATCAAG GATATGATGGTGTGTACATGAAGAGAACAGGAGATAAACTGGATGGTTGTGCAACTTTCTTCAAGAAACATAAATTCACTTGTGTGCAAGTTGTTAAAGTTCCTTATTGTCACAGTAGTGGTGGTATTGTTCTAGACAGGGATAATGTTGGACTGATTGTGAGACTCAGGCCCAGAACAACATCATTGCCAGCACACAAAACTCTCACTGTAGCTAACACTCATTTGTTATTTAACCCCAGACGAGGAGATGTTAAACTTGCTCAGTTAATGGTGCTGATGGCAGAAATTGATAAATGTGCATACCTTTGGAGCCATCCTGACACATACCAGGCTATAATCATGTGTGGAGATTTTAATTCAGAACCGCACAGTGACATATATAAACTCATAGTTATGGGATATTTGCAGTATGAGGGGCTATTGGTTAGAGAGATCTCTGGACAACAGGAGGGTAAATATGGTCGTGGGACAGCTACACTAGACAAAAATTTCTTTCCCAGTGAAATTGGAATTAGTGATACCTGTCAGTATTGTAATGTTGTTCGCCAACGTGCACAACCTGACACTAATGGCGGGAACAGTGAAAATGTTGATATTCAAGTTATGGAAACTCAGGGCAGTGGCTACTTACAGCATCAACTCCGACTGATCTCAGTATATGAACACTGGTTGTCTAGACTCAATTATAGACATAGAGAAGTTACAACACATCATGGTAAGGCAGCGTGTACGGTAGATTATTTGTTTTATGGAGTTAGGTCAGGGATGACAAGGTTCTATAGAGGAGAAGTGGAGACTACAGAAGTTCAGGAAGGGCATCTGAGTCTTCTCGCACGATATGGTTTGTTGTCTAATCATGAACTGCAAGATATGGGAAGTCTACCAAATTACGCATATGGATCTGACCATCTGTCACTTATTGCTAGGTTCTTGATGACTTAA
- the LOC123531294 gene encoding protein angel homolog 2-like isoform X1: protein MPEKKKNYSSKYNNAWELEFSWLRKADNGPSFAFCKLCRKKMKKSDHLMIPRSVRSKKKEEIKQTSCRDQNTRPSHAIKKSRKDCPSPTRNIVRETLTDLVNQSCITEETRLKKVYMNVAPASVSEAIMLQQNAPYVDVGPVSYSKRVPVYHRNRKPVQDTSDRGHAVYTGLAWEPDVFSHRNTSRMDDRHSDRKGYYPRQWEYTEVGQQYLRHPSWHRGFEFTVMSYNVLAQNLLEDNYNMYYNSPHKVLDWKYRKKQLLKELRYHSPDGKASFVQNVRLNVSTPGEKRGTKRKLASKTFEVICLQEVNCDHYENFFLPELQNQGYDGVYMKRTGDKLDGCATFFKKHKFTCVQVVKVPYCHSSGGIVLDRDNVGLIVRLRPRTTSLPAHKTLTVANTHLLFNPRRGDVKLAQLMVLMAEIDKCAYLWSHPDTYQAIIMCGDFNSEPHSDIYKLIVMGYLQYEGLLVREISGQQEGKYGRGTATLDKNFFPSEIGISDTCQYCNVVRQRAQPDTNGGNSENVDIQVMETQGSGYLQHQLRLISVYEHWLSRLNYRHREVTTHHGKAACTVDYLFYGVRSGMTRFYRGEVETTEVQEGHLSLLARYGLLSNHELQDMGSLPNYAYGSDHLSLIARFLMT, encoded by the exons atgccagaaaaaaagaagaattattcaTCAAAATATAACAACGCGTGGGAACTGGAATTTTCTTGGCTTAGAAAAGCAGACAATGGACCTAGTTTTGCTTTCTGCAAGCTATGTAGGAA GAAAATGAAAAAGTCTGACCATTTAATGATTCCGAGATCAGTGCGTTccaagaaaaaagaagaaataaagcAAACTTCATGCAGAGATCAGAATACCAGGCCAAGCCATGCAATCAAGAAATCACGAAAGGACTGCCCTTCACCTACTAGAAACATTGTGCGAGAAACATTGACTGATTTAGTAAATCAAAGCTGTATTACTGAAGAAACCAGGCTGAAAAAAGTTTACATGAATGTTGCCCCAGCTAGTGTTTCTGAAGcaattatgttacagcaaaatgCCCCTTATGTAGACGTTGGCCCTGTATCTTATAGTAAGAGAGTACCAGTCTACCATAGGAACAGGAAACCAGTCCAGGATACCAGTGATAGGGGACACGCAGTATACACAGGATTAGCCTGGGAACCAGATGTGTTCTCACATAGAAACACTTCTAGAATGGATG ATAGGCATTCAGATAGGAAGGGTTACTATCCAAGACAATGGGAGTACACTGAAGTTGGCCAGCAGTACCTGCGTCACCCTTCCTGGCACAGAGGATTTGAGTTCACTGTAATGAGTTACAATGTTTTGGCACAGAACCTGTTGGAAGACAACTACAACATGTATTACAACAGTCCACACAAAGTCTTGGATTGGAAATATCGCAAGAAGCAATTGCTGAAGGAGCTGAGATACCACAGTCCTGAT gggaaagcatcattcgttcaaaatgtcagattgAATGTCAGTACCCCGGGAGAGAAACGTGGTACAAAAAGGAAGCTTGcctcaaaaacatttgag GTTATTTGTCTGCAGGAAGTTAACTGTGATCATTATGAGAACTTCTTCTTACCTGAACTACAGAATCAAG GATATGATGGTGTGTACATGAAGAGAACAGGAGATAAACTGGATGGTTGTGCAACTTTCTTCAAGAAACATAAATTCACTTGTGTGCAAGTTGTTAAAGTTCCTTATTGTCACAGTAGTGGTGGTATTGTTCTAGACAGGGATAATGTTGGACTGATTGTGAGACTCAGGCCCAGAACAACATCATTGCCAGCACACAAAACTCTCACTGTAGCTAACACTCATTTGTTATTTAACCCCAGACGAGGAGATGTTAAACTTGCTCAGTTAATGGTGCTGATGGCAGAAATTGATAAATGTGCATACCTTTGGAGCCATCCTGACACATACCAGGCTATAATCATGTGTGGAGATTTTAATTCAGAACCGCACAGTGACATATATAAACTCATAGTTATGGGATATTTGCAGTATGAGGGGCTATTGGTTAGAGAGATCTCTGGACAACAGGAGGGTAAATATGGTCGTGGGACAGCTACACTAGACAAAAATTTCTTTCCCAGTGAAATTGGAATTAGTGATACCTGTCAGTATTGTAATGTTGTTCGCCAACGTGCACAACCTGACACTAATGGCGGGAACAGTGAAAATGTTGATATTCAAGTTATGGAAACTCAGGGCAGTGGCTACTTACAGCATCAACTCCGACTGATCTCAGTATATGAACACTGGTTGTCTAGACTCAATTATAGACATAGAGAAGTTACAACACATCATGGTAAGGCAGCGTGTACGGTAGATTATTTGTTTTATGGAGTTAGGTCAGGGATGACAAGGTTCTATAGAGGAGAAGTGGAGACTACAGAAGTTCAGGAAGGGCATCTGAGTCTTCTCGCACGATATGGTTTGTTGTCTAATCATGAACTGCAAGATATGGGAAGTCTACCAAATTACGCATATGGATCTGACCATCTGTCACTTATTGCTAGGTTCTTGATGACTTAA
- the LOC123531294 gene encoding protein angel homolog 2-like isoform X2: MPEKKKNYSSKYNNAWELEFSWLRKADNGPSFAFCKLCRKKMKKSDHLMIPRSVRSKKKEEIKQTSCRDQNTRPSHAIKKSRKDCPSPTRNIVRETLTDLVNQSCITEETRLKKVYMNVAPASVSEAIMLQQNAPYVDVGPVSYSKRVPVYHRNRKPVQDTSDRGHAVYTGLAWEPDVFSHRNTSRMDDRHSDRKGYYPRQWEYTEVGQQYLRHPSWHRGFEFTVMSYNVLAQNLLEDNYNMYYNSPHKVLDWKYRKKQLLKELRYHSPDVICLQEVNCDHYENFFLPELQNQGYDGVYMKRTGDKLDGCATFFKKHKFTCVQVVKVPYCHSSGGIVLDRDNVGLIVRLRPRTTSLPAHKTLTVANTHLLFNPRRGDVKLAQLMVLMAEIDKCAYLWSHPDTYQAIIMCGDFNSEPHSDIYKLIVMGYLQYEGLLVREISGQQEGKYGRGTATLDKNFFPSEIGISDTCQYCNVVRQRAQPDTNGGNSENVDIQVMETQGSGYLQHQLRLISVYEHWLSRLNYRHREVTTHHGKAACTVDYLFYGVRSGMTRFYRGEVETTEVQEGHLSLLARYGLLSNHELQDMGSLPNYAYGSDHLSLIARFLMT, translated from the exons atgccagaaaaaaagaagaattattcaTCAAAATATAACAACGCGTGGGAACTGGAATTTTCTTGGCTTAGAAAAGCAGACAATGGACCTAGTTTTGCTTTCTGCAAGCTATGTAGGAA GAAAATGAAAAAGTCTGACCATTTAATGATTCCGAGATCAGTGCGTTccaagaaaaaagaagaaataaagcAAACTTCATGCAGAGATCAGAATACCAGGCCAAGCCATGCAATCAAGAAATCACGAAAGGACTGCCCTTCACCTACTAGAAACATTGTGCGAGAAACATTGACTGATTTAGTAAATCAAAGCTGTATTACTGAAGAAACCAGGCTGAAAAAAGTTTACATGAATGTTGCCCCAGCTAGTGTTTCTGAAGcaattatgttacagcaaaatgCCCCTTATGTAGACGTTGGCCCTGTATCTTATAGTAAGAGAGTACCAGTCTACCATAGGAACAGGAAACCAGTCCAGGATACCAGTGATAGGGGACACGCAGTATACACAGGATTAGCCTGGGAACCAGATGTGTTCTCACATAGAAACACTTCTAGAATGGATG ATAGGCATTCAGATAGGAAGGGTTACTATCCAAGACAATGGGAGTACACTGAAGTTGGCCAGCAGTACCTGCGTCACCCTTCCTGGCACAGAGGATTTGAGTTCACTGTAATGAGTTACAATGTTTTGGCACAGAACCTGTTGGAAGACAACTACAACATGTATTACAACAGTCCACACAAAGTCTTGGATTGGAAATATCGCAAGAAGCAATTGCTGAAGGAGCTGAGATACCACAGTCCTGAT GTTATTTGTCTGCAGGAAGTTAACTGTGATCATTATGAGAACTTCTTCTTACCTGAACTACAGAATCAAG GATATGATGGTGTGTACATGAAGAGAACAGGAGATAAACTGGATGGTTGTGCAACTTTCTTCAAGAAACATAAATTCACTTGTGTGCAAGTTGTTAAAGTTCCTTATTGTCACAGTAGTGGTGGTATTGTTCTAGACAGGGATAATGTTGGACTGATTGTGAGACTCAGGCCCAGAACAACATCATTGCCAGCACACAAAACTCTCACTGTAGCTAACACTCATTTGTTATTTAACCCCAGACGAGGAGATGTTAAACTTGCTCAGTTAATGGTGCTGATGGCAGAAATTGATAAATGTGCATACCTTTGGAGCCATCCTGACACATACCAGGCTATAATCATGTGTGGAGATTTTAATTCAGAACCGCACAGTGACATATATAAACTCATAGTTATGGGATATTTGCAGTATGAGGGGCTATTGGTTAGAGAGATCTCTGGACAACAGGAGGGTAAATATGGTCGTGGGACAGCTACACTAGACAAAAATTTCTTTCCCAGTGAAATTGGAATTAGTGATACCTGTCAGTATTGTAATGTTGTTCGCCAACGTGCACAACCTGACACTAATGGCGGGAACAGTGAAAATGTTGATATTCAAGTTATGGAAACTCAGGGCAGTGGCTACTTACAGCATCAACTCCGACTGATCTCAGTATATGAACACTGGTTGTCTAGACTCAATTATAGACATAGAGAAGTTACAACACATCATGGTAAGGCAGCGTGTACGGTAGATTATTTGTTTTATGGAGTTAGGTCAGGGATGACAAGGTTCTATAGAGGAGAAGTGGAGACTACAGAAGTTCAGGAAGGGCATCTGAGTCTTCTCGCACGATATGGTTTGTTGTCTAATCATGAACTGCAAGATATGGGAAGTCTACCAAATTACGCATATGGATCTGACCATCTGTCACTTATTGCTAGGTTCTTGATGACTTAA